A genome region from Triticum aestivum cultivar Chinese Spring chromosome 2B, IWGSC CS RefSeq v2.1, whole genome shotgun sequence includes the following:
- the LOC123046511 gene encoding uncharacterized protein codes for MKSVQLQLGNANHDITACQMFFVPVILDHGWAVYMWDMFRKEIHVLDPLCAQVAGEEQRHMTHQEAISQIHTALFSCFNEFFVKWHCLADRWKRKFPRITRDVFIRDESGMCMLHAIRHYDGDKMMWPLTRKNLATFRQTTIFEVFRLRDKHGIYVRIKIVTGHHCLEGVVWYGRLGFITSGSAKDKIMYVLSVVADCTK; via the exons ATGAAGTCTGTCCAACTTCAACTTGGAAATGCCAATCATGATATCACAGCATGCCAGATG TTTTTCGTCCCTGTCATTCTAGATCATGGATGGGCTGTGTACATGTGGGATATGTTCAGGAAGGAGATCCATGTTCTGGACCCATTGTGTGCACAAGTTGCTGGAGAAGAGCAGCGCCATATGACCCACCAAGAGGCTATCTCACAGATTCACACGGCATTATTCAGTTGCTTTAACGAGTTCTTTGTGAAATGGCATTGTCTAGCTGACAGATGGAAGCGCAAGTTTCCTAGGATAACACGTGATGTTTTCATAAG GGATGAGTCTGGAATGTGTATGCTTCATGCAATCAGGCACTACGATGGGGATAAGATGATGTGGCCACTGACTAGG AAAAACCTGGCCACTTTTCGGCAAACAACTATTTTCGAGGTCTTtcgcctgcgcgacaagcacgggATTTATGTGCGGATAAAAATCGTGACGGGTCATCACTGTTTGGAGGGTGTTGTCTGGTATGGTCGTTTGGGATTCATTACATCTGGATCTGCAAAAGATAAAATCATGTACGTTTTATCAGTAGTGGCAGATTGTACAAAGTAG